One stretch of Macrotis lagotis isolate mMagLag1 chromosome 7, bilby.v1.9.chrom.fasta, whole genome shotgun sequence DNA includes these proteins:
- the LOC141494200 gene encoding LOW QUALITY PROTEIN: hydroxyacyl-thioester dehydratase type 2, mitochondrial-like (The sequence of the model RefSeq protein was modified relative to this genomic sequence to represent the inferred CDS: substituted 3 bases at 3 genomic stop codons), with protein MAPKEREVISSSRILLSTVGSRGVSGSSRLNKKRMDSPDLTMXHLQXXSVNVGFRAEVTKAFAQKDVVMFSELPGDVNPLYLDEVFVKQTKFERTIVHGVLINGLQGTKMNSPAPLYVGEPVLAIAEVKRLKMSVAFIEVSCCVRERRKAVMEGMVELMVPDVPSS; from the coding sequence ATGGCACCAAAAGAAAGGGAGGTCATTTCCAGTTCCCGAATTTTACTGAGCACAGTAGGAAGTAGAGGTGTTTCAGGCTCGTCAAGGCTGAACAAAAAGAGGATGGACAGTCCTGATTTGACTATGTAGCATCTTCAATAATAGAGTGTAAATGTTGGATTCCGTGCTGAAGTCACTAAGGCTTTTGCCCAGAAGGATGTTGTTATGTTTTCAGAATTACCAGGGGATGTCAATCCCTTGTACTTAGATGAAGTCTTTGTAAAGCAGACAAAGTTTGAAAGGACCATTGTTCATGGAGTTTTGATCAATGGACTTCAGGGTACCAAAATGAATTCCCCAGCTCCTTTGTATGTTGGAGAACCAGTGTTAGCAATTGCTGAAGTGAAAAGGCTGAAGATGAGTGTCGCTTTTATTGAAGTATCATGTTgtgtaagagaaagaagaaaagctgtAATGGAAGGCATGGTTGAACTTATGGTCCCAGATGTCCCTAGTTCTTGA